In Candidatus Margulisiibacteriota bacterium, a genomic segment contains:
- the galT gene encoding galactose-1-phosphate uridylyltransferase, whose product MPELRKDPISDRWVIISTERGRRPSDFKAGDKGSSVAAEPKMCPFCEGNESKTPSEIIAARKPGTAKDTPGWQVRVMPNKFPALVIEGEVNRTGIGIFDMMSGIGAHEVIVESPKHTEQIPEMADTQVEKILWAYKERIRDLERDKRFRYVLVFKNYGEAAGASLSHSHSQLIATPITPRYIKMELTNARQYFIEKERCIFCDLIRQELSFGERIIAENENFVAFAPFASRFPFEVWLLPRKHYYGFTEMNDEETKQCAKMLKDILIRLKKTLYDPPYNYVVHTAPNVVARAGRPDYWGTIQYDYHWHIEIIPRLTKTAGFEWGTGLYINPTPPEEAAKYLREVM is encoded by the coding sequence ATGCCTGAACTTAGAAAAGACCCGATCTCGGACCGCTGGGTCATCATCTCTACGGAAAGAGGCAGAAGGCCCTCTGATTTTAAGGCGGGAGACAAGGGGAGTTCGGTTGCAGCCGAACCCAAAATGTGCCCGTTCTGCGAAGGCAACGAAAGCAAGACCCCGTCAGAAATAATAGCTGCCAGAAAGCCCGGCACGGCAAAGGACACGCCCGGCTGGCAGGTGCGCGTGATGCCCAACAAATTTCCTGCGCTTGTCATAGAGGGGGAAGTTAACAGGACAGGGATAGGGATCTTTGACATGATGAGCGGAATCGGCGCGCATGAAGTGATAGTGGAAAGCCCCAAGCACACCGAACAGATCCCCGAAATGGCGGACACTCAGGTCGAAAAGATACTCTGGGCATATAAAGAGCGCATAAGGGACCTTGAAAGGGACAAGAGGTTCAGATATGTACTGGTGTTCAAGAATTACGGAGAGGCCGCGGGAGCATCTCTTTCCCATTCACATTCTCAGCTGATAGCCACTCCCATAACGCCCAGATACATCAAGATGGAGCTCACCAATGCAAGACAATACTTTATAGAAAAGGAAAGGTGCATCTTTTGCGACCTTATCAGGCAGGAGCTGAGCTTTGGCGAAAGGATAATAGCAGAGAACGAGAATTTTGTAGCTTTTGCCCCTTTTGCATCCAGATTCCCCTTTGAAGTGTGGCTGCTGCCCAGAAAGCATTACTACGGATTTACGGAAATGAACGATGAAGAGACCAAACAATGCGCAAAAATGCTCAAGGACATCCTGATAAGGCTTAAAAAGACGCTTTACGATCCTCCTTATAACTATGTCGTCCACACGGCCCCCAATGTGGTGGCAAGAGCGGGAAGGCCTGACTACTGGGGGACTATACAGTATGACTATCACTGGCACATAGAGATAATCCCAAGGCTGACAAAAACGGCGGGCTTTGAATGGGGTACCGGACTTTATATTAATCCGACCCCGCCGGAAGAGGCCGCAAAATACCTTAGGGAGGTAATGTAA
- a CDS encoding glycoside hydrolase family 57 protein: protein MRNKLSVAFVWHMHQPFYKDLVTGEYMLPWVRLHAIKDYFDMAAYLDDFPQIRSTYNVVPSLLAQIEDYTAGNARDKYLELSIRQPQDLSPDEKVFILKNFFMANWDTMVKPYPRYADLLLKRGRFVTIEEIAEVSKRFSNREFFDLQIWFNLAWFGQVHKEKDETIKGLIAKGKNFSEADKKALFDKQMDIMRLVIPKYRELQEKGQIEVSVTPYYHPILPLLCDSEAARGALPGIILPKKSFKHPEDAKHQIESAVEFYEKRFGRKPSGMWPSEGSVSEDMVPLVAGAGIKWMATDEQILAASLGRRPSASELFTPYTLKRDGGQVSILFRDLRLSDDLGFIYSKWSPRDAAADVVSKLRKIAELLACEEKRHLVSIILDGENAWEYYQNNGKDFFYELYGMLSNDPLLETVRVNDFLEQNGPFNDLNRLFPGSWINHNFAVWIGHEEDNRAWDFLSSARAALMEAKDPPKEAFEELYIAEGSDWNWWYGDDHSSDNDEDFDHLFRKHLINIYKLIGREHPRELETPIKAFKSIKPAREPVYLIDPKIDGEVTNYYEWLSAGLYSVDAARGAMHQSETIVRNIYYGFSMEKLFIRIDTSIALNCSSAMKGLSFEIDITKPRHCRIVLSCGGEGKICASLLRLSEAGIFEESGPVIEVEAKKIVEIAACFKDLGIGPKDEVNLALTVKKEARELERWPKGGIIVFNCPDEEFEAESWFV, encoded by the coding sequence ATGAGGAACAAGCTTTCCGTTGCCTTTGTCTGGCACATGCACCAGCCGTTCTATAAGGACCTTGTAACGGGTGAGTACATGTTGCCGTGGGTAAGGCTCCACGCGATAAAAGACTACTTTGACATGGCCGCCTATCTTGACGATTTTCCGCAGATAAGGTCCACTTACAATGTCGTCCCTTCGCTCCTGGCGCAGATAGAGGACTATACGGCGGGAAATGCCAGGGACAAATACCTTGAACTGTCTATCAGGCAGCCTCAGGACCTTAGCCCGGACGAAAAGGTCTTTATCCTTAAGAATTTTTTCATGGCCAACTGGGACACCATGGTAAAGCCCTATCCCAGATATGCCGATCTGCTGCTTAAAAGGGGGAGGTTCGTAACGATAGAAGAAATTGCGGAAGTGTCTAAAAGGTTCTCCAACAGGGAATTTTTTGACCTTCAGATCTGGTTCAACCTTGCCTGGTTCGGGCAGGTCCATAAGGAAAAGGACGAGACAATAAAAGGCTTGATAGCAAAAGGCAAGAATTTTTCGGAAGCGGACAAAAAAGCTCTTTTCGACAAACAGATGGACATCATGAGGCTGGTGATCCCCAAATACAGGGAACTGCAGGAAAAAGGCCAGATAGAGGTTAGCGTCACCCCGTACTATCACCCCATATTGCCGCTCCTCTGCGACAGCGAAGCGGCAAGGGGCGCTCTGCCGGGTATAATCCTTCCCAAAAAGAGTTTTAAACATCCGGAGGACGCAAAACACCAGATAGAGTCAGCCGTTGAGTTCTATGAAAAGCGCTTTGGCAGAAAACCTTCCGGGATGTGGCCCTCGGAGGGTTCCGTGTCCGAAGATATGGTCCCGCTGGTTGCCGGAGCGGGCATCAAGTGGATGGCCACTGACGAACAGATCCTGGCTGCCTCCCTGGGACGCAGGCCAAGCGCCTCCGAACTCTTTACCCCTTACACTCTAAAACGGGACGGGGGTCAGGTCTCCATCCTCTTCCGCGATCTCAGGCTCTCCGACGACCTCGGGTTCATCTATTCCAAGTGGAGCCCCAGGGACGCGGCCGCGGATGTTGTGTCAAAATTGCGCAAGATAGCGGAACTGCTTGCCTGCGAAGAAAAAAGACATCTGGTAAGCATAATCCTTGACGGCGAGAACGCGTGGGAATATTACCAGAACAACGGGAAGGATTTCTTTTACGAACTGTACGGCATGCTGTCAAACGACCCTCTGCTTGAGACGGTAAGAGTAAACGATTTTCTGGAGCAGAACGGGCCGTTCAATGACCTGAACAGGCTTTTTCCCGGCTCCTGGATAAACCACAATTTTGCCGTCTGGATAGGGCACGAGGAGGACAACAGGGCCTGGGACTTTTTGAGCAGCGCAAGAGCGGCGCTTATGGAAGCAAAGGACCCTCCCAAAGAAGCTTTTGAGGAACTCTACATAGCGGAGGGTTCTGACTGGAACTGGTGGTACGGGGATGACCATAGCTCGGACAACGACGAGGATTTTGACCATCTCTTCAGAAAACATCTGATCAACATCTATAAACTTATCGGCAGAGAACACCCGAGAGAGCTTGAAACGCCCATAAAAGCCTTTAAATCCATAAAACCGGCAAGAGAGCCTGTCTATCTGATCGATCCAAAAATTGACGGGGAAGTCACCAATTATTATGAATGGCTTTCTGCCGGGCTTTACAGCGTTGACGCAGCAAGGGGCGCCATGCACCAGTCAGAGACGATAGTCAGGAACATCTATTACGGGTTCAGCATGGAAAAACTTTTTATCAGGATAGACACATCCATAGCTCTTAACTGCTCTTCGGCCATGAAGGGTCTGTCCTTTGAAATAGACATAACCAAACCCAGGCACTGCAGGATAGTACTTTCCTGCGGAGGGGAAGGAAAGATCTGTGCCTCTTTGCTAAGGCTCTCGGAGGCCGGGATATTTGAAGAAAGCGGTCCCGTTATTGAGGTCGAGGCAAAAAAGATCGTAGAGATCGCTGCATGTTTTAAGGATCTTGGGATAGGGCCTAAAGACGAGGTCAATCTCGCCTTAACGGTAAAAAAGGAAGCCAGAGAACTGGAGCGATGGCCCAAGGGAGGCATAATAGTGTTCAACTGCCCGGATGAGGAATTTGAAGCGGAGTCGTGGTTCGTATAG
- a CDS encoding DUF4912 domain-containing protein, which translates to MAESSKKKRTVKPRAAKKTPRTAKKPAKKRTTAKGTGTSLAKRILSRLKPAALRIPEETAKESPKREHPVASAGPVMQKMMGSRGYELPEGYSDCRITLLVRDPHWLYAYWEIPDWKIDEIRSAIGHYEFSRSKKILRVYDVSGINFTGMNANKSFDIELNSQAKNWYVNIGEPNRSWCIDIGFLDPSGKFYVAARSNIVSTPRDSMSDEIDEEWMTIDWDKIYSLSGGFGLGRSSGDIKELLKRRLHEELSSGFPSSFMQKPSEENKDFWLVASTELIVYGATEPSAQLTVQGLPVKLRSDGSFTLRFALPDGRQEIPIVAKNAKGDMRRSITKVVEKRTQ; encoded by the coding sequence ATGGCAGAGAGTTCTAAGAAGAAGAGAACCGTAAAGCCAAGAGCAGCAAAGAAAACACCCAGAACGGCAAAAAAGCCGGCAAAAAAGAGGACTACTGCTAAAGGGACAGGAACCTCTTTGGCAAAACGCATTCTATCAAGGCTCAAACCCGCAGCGCTCCGGATACCGGAAGAGACGGCAAAGGAATCCCCAAAAAGAGAACATCCCGTTGCAAGCGCAGGTCCCGTCATGCAAAAAATGATGGGGAGCAGGGGATATGAGCTTCCCGAGGGATATTCGGACTGCAGAATAACCCTTCTTGTGAGAGACCCTCACTGGCTCTATGCCTATTGGGAGATACCGGATTGGAAGATCGACGAGATAAGATCTGCCATCGGGCATTATGAATTTTCAAGGTCAAAAAAGATCCTGCGCGTTTATGATGTGTCTGGTATTAATTTTACGGGGATGAACGCTAACAAGTCCTTTGACATAGAACTTAACAGCCAGGCAAAGAACTGGTATGTCAATATAGGGGAGCCCAACAGAAGCTGGTGCATAGACATCGGGTTCCTGGACCCCAGCGGAAAGTTTTATGTCGCCGCAAGATCAAATATAGTATCCACCCCCAGGGACAGCATGTCGGACGAAATAGACGAGGAATGGATGACAATAGACTGGGACAAGATCTACTCTCTTTCCGGCGGCTTTGGACTGGGGAGGTCATCCGGAGATATAAAAGAATTGCTCAAGAGAAGGCTTCATGAAGAGCTTTCGTCGGGTTTTCCGTCCAGCTTCATGCAAAAACCATCGGAAGAGAACAAAGATTTCTGGCTGGTCGCGAGCACCGAACTCATTGTTTACGGGGCAACAGAGCCTTCGGCCCAGCTTACTGTTCAGGGACTGCCCGTAAAGTTGAGAAGTGACGGCTCTTTTACGCTGAGATTTGCCCTGCCTGACGGCAGGCAGGAAATACCTATCGTCGCAAAGAACGCAAAAGGCGACATGAGGCGCTCCATT
- a CDS encoding DNA mismatch repair protein MutS, with protein sequence AHIGSFVPAKSASVPLTDRIFTRVGALDDLYMGQSTFMVEMLETANILNNATKDSLVILDEIGRGTATFDGMSIACAVAEYIHKKIGAKTLFATHYHELTSLADKHKGIKNMNISVKEDGDGIIFLHRIVEGPADKSYGIQVAKLAGLPAQVISRAKEVYKTLEMVENDFGKL encoded by the coding sequence TGCCCATATAGGAAGCTTTGTCCCGGCAAAGAGCGCCTCTGTCCCTTTGACCGACAGGATCTTTACCAGAGTAGGGGCCCTGGACGATCTCTACATGGGACAATCCACATTCATGGTGGAGATGCTGGAGACCGCCAACATCTTAAACAACGCCACAAAAGACAGTCTTGTTATCCTGGACGAAATAGGCAGAGGAACAGCTACATTCGACGGGATGTCGATAGCATGCGCCGTAGCAGAGTATATTCACAAAAAAATAGGGGCAAAGACCCTTTTTGCCACGCACTATCACGAGCTTACCTCTCTTGCGGATAAGCACAAAGGGATCAAGAACATGAACATCTCCGTAAAAGAGGACGGGGACGGCATCATTTTTCTGCACAGGATAGTTGAGGGGCCCGCGGACAAAAGCTACGGCATCCAGGTGGCAAAATTGGCTGGGCTTCCTGCCCAAGTCATCTCGCGGGCAAAAGAAGTGTACAAGACGCTCGAAATGGTGGAGAACGATTTTGGAAAATTGTGA
- a CDS encoding alpha-amylase/4-alpha-glucanotransferase domain-containing protein, with the protein MNKINFLFAVHCHQPVGNFDHVIEDAYQRSYLPFIEVLEKFPSIRMTVHYTGVLLQWLSDKHPEFIKKIRNMAAKGQIEIMTGGFYEPIISIIPDSDKYGQIRKQTQFIRDHLDFEPRGMWLAERVWEPHLPKALSCSGVEYTLLDDYHFVSSGLEEKDLNGYYSTEEQGSAINVFPISKTLRYLMPFRLPQETIDHLASLASPCGTRAAIIGDDGEKFGVWPGTHKWVYEEKWLEKFFALLVDNSSWIETLTFSQYTDRCPAKGSIYLPAASYYEMMEWALLAGAGKKFAHILGELKGAGKFEYYKQFFKGGFFRNFFVKYSESNCMHKKMLLVSKKAERSLSGFSPEKEEMLDELWKGQCNCPYWHGVFGGLYLNYLRHAIYEHLIRAENMADTFAHPSRNWLQAEVQEHLKEGGKEILVSSRLLNLYLSRTGGCAFELDYRPKAFNLMNTLTRREEVYHRDILRSHLHQLTLTGTSEGASSIHDAVRVKEVGLEKHLNYDWYRRTSFIDHFLDPDTTIDRFAASKYGEAGDFVLAPYSHKILYGRNDLKVVFTREGKVRFKGAFRPVLVEKTFTLYSDRSEVDVSWKIKNLSKEPVSLWMGTEVNLSLLAGNAPDRYYVIDGKKPQDCELASRGISQQIYEAALIDKWSSLSIMIDGSARFDLWRFPIETVSQSEGGFERTYQGSCLLIINKFELGAEEPVEFSIKLTVKEGAADA; encoded by the coding sequence ATGAACAAGATCAATTTTTTGTTCGCCGTACACTGCCATCAGCCCGTGGGCAATTTTGACCACGTGATCGAGGACGCATATCAAAGATCCTATCTCCCATTTATAGAGGTCCTGGAAAAATTCCCCTCCATAAGGATGACGGTCCATTATACGGGAGTGCTGCTGCAGTGGCTATCCGACAAACACCCGGAGTTCATAAAAAAAATCAGAAATATGGCAGCAAAAGGCCAGATCGAGATAATGACCGGAGGTTTTTACGAGCCGATAATCTCTATCATCCCCGACAGCGACAAGTACGGACAGATCAGGAAACAGACCCAGTTCATAAGGGATCATCTGGACTTTGAGCCAAGGGGCATGTGGCTGGCGGAAAGGGTGTGGGAACCTCATCTTCCAAAGGCCCTTTCTTGCTCTGGAGTAGAATATACCCTGCTTGACGATTATCACTTTGTAAGCTCTGGGCTGGAAGAAAAGGACCTTAACGGATACTATTCTACAGAAGAGCAGGGTTCTGCCATAAATGTGTTCCCCATAAGCAAGACCCTGCGCTATCTGATGCCGTTCCGCCTTCCCCAGGAAACTATAGACCACCTTGCATCACTGGCCTCGCCCTGCGGGACCAGAGCGGCAATAATAGGGGACGACGGGGAAAAATTCGGGGTGTGGCCCGGCACCCACAAATGGGTCTACGAGGAAAAATGGCTGGAGAAATTCTTTGCTCTGTTGGTTGACAACAGCTCTTGGATAGAGACCTTGACCTTTTCGCAGTACACGGACCGCTGCCCCGCAAAGGGAAGCATTTATCTGCCGGCGGCCTCTTACTACGAGATGATGGAGTGGGCGCTCCTGGCGGGGGCAGGCAAAAAATTTGCCCATATCCTGGGAGAGCTTAAAGGCGCTGGAAAGTTCGAGTACTACAAACAGTTCTTCAAGGGGGGCTTTTTCAGGAATTTCTTTGTCAAGTACAGCGAAAGCAACTGCATGCACAAAAAAATGCTCCTAGTGTCCAAAAAAGCCGAGAGGTCCCTCTCAGGTTTTAGCCCGGAAAAAGAAGAGATGCTTGACGAACTGTGGAAGGGGCAGTGCAACTGCCCCTACTGGCATGGCGTTTTTGGCGGGCTGTACCTCAATTATCTAAGACACGCTATCTACGAACACCTGATCAGGGCGGAGAACATGGCCGATACTTTTGCCCATCCATCCAGGAACTGGCTGCAAGCGGAAGTGCAGGAGCACCTCAAAGAGGGGGGCAAAGAGATACTTGTCAGCAGCAGGCTGCTAAACCTGTACCTTTCCCGGACCGGCGGCTGCGCCTTTGAGCTGGACTACAGGCCAAAGGCCTTTAACCTGATGAACACTCTTACAAGAAGAGAGGAAGTCTATCACAGGGACATCCTGAGAAGCCATCTGCACCAGCTGACCCTGACCGGGACCTCGGAAGGAGCTTCCAGCATACACGATGCTGTCAGGGTAAAGGAGGTAGGGCTGGAAAAACATCTCAATTATGACTGGTACCGCAGGACTTCATTTATCGACCATTTCCTTGATCCCGATACTACCATAGACCGGTTCGCGGCTTCAAAATACGGAGAGGCAGGGGACTTTGTCCTTGCACCCTACAGTCACAAAATACTCTACGGCAGAAATGACCTCAAGGTCGTCTTCACAAGAGAAGGAAAAGTCCGTTTCAAAGGAGCGTTTCGTCCCGTATTGGTAGAAAAGACCTTTACCCTCTATTCCGACAGGAGCGAGGTGGATGTATCCTGGAAAATCAAGAACCTCTCTAAAGAGCCGGTATCTCTGTGGATGGGGACAGAGGTAAACCTGTCGCTTCTGGCAGGCAATGCTCCCGACCGCTATTATGTGATAGACGGCAAGAAACCTCAGGATTGCGAGCTTGCCAGCAGGGGCATTTCGCAGCAGATATATGAGGCTGCTTTGATTGACAAATGGAGTTCATTAAGTATAATGATAGACGGAAGCGCAAGGTTCGACCTGTGGCGTTTTCCGATCGAAACTGTTTCACAGTCAGAGGGGGGCTTTGAGCGGACCTATCAGGGTTCGTGTCTGTTGATAATCAACAAATTCGAGCTTGGCGCGGAAGAGCCGGTAGAATTCTCGATAAAATTGACGGTCAAGGAAGGAGCGGCAGATGCCTGA